From a region of the Rhinopithecus roxellana isolate Shanxi Qingling chromosome 8, ASM756505v1, whole genome shotgun sequence genome:
- the LOC104681145 gene encoding olfactory receptor 2T8 — translation MENGSSTSYFILLGLFNHTTAHQILFMMILSVVLTSLFGNALTILLIHRDRRLHTPMYFLLSQLSLMDMMLVSTTVPKMAADYLTGNKAISPAGCGVQIFFLLTLGGGECFLLAAMAYDRYAALCHPLRYPMLMSWQLCLRMTMSCWFLGAADELLQAVASLSFPYCGAREIDHFFCEAPVLVRLACADTLVFENAVYICCVLMLLVPLSLILSSYGLILAAVLHMRSTEARKKAFATCSSHVAVVGLFYGAAIFTYMRPKSHRSTNHDKVVSAFYTVFTPLLNPLIYSVRNSEVKGALIRCMGQCVALSHE, via the coding sequence ATGGAAAATGGGAGCTCTACCTCTTATTTCATTCTCCTAGGTCTCTTTAACCACACCACAGCCCACCAAATCCTCTTCATGATGATTCTGAGTGTCGTTTTGACCTCCCTGTTTGGCAATGCCCTCACGATTCTCCTGATTCACCGGGACCGCCGGCTCCACACGCCCATGTACTTCCTCCTGAGCCAACTCTCCCTCATGGACATGATGCTGGTTTCCACCACTGTGCCCAAAATGGCTGCTGACTACTTGACCGGAAATAAGGCCATCTCCCCTGCCGGCTGCGGTGTGCAGATCTTCTTCCTGCTCACCCTGGGGGGTGGAGAGTGCTTCCTCTTAGCAGCCATGGCCTATGACCGCTACGCGGCTCTCTGCCACCCACTCcgatatcccatgctcatgagcTGGCAGCTGTGCCTGAGGATGACCATGTCGTGTTGGTTCCTGGGTGCAGCAGACGAGCTCCTGCAGGCTGTTGCTTCCCTGAGCTTCCCGTATTGCGGGGCACGTGAGATCGATCATTTCTTCTGCGAGGCCCCCGTGCTGGTGCGTTTGGCTTGTGCTGACACTTTAGTCTTCGAAAACGCCGTGTACATCTGCTGTGTGTTAATGCTCCTGGTCCCCTTGTCTCTCATCCTGTCCTCCTATGGTCTCATCCTCGCCGCTGTTCTCCACATGCGTTCTACAGAAGCCCGCAAGAAGGCCTTTGCCACCTGCTCTTCACATGTGGCTGTGGTAGGACTCTTTTATGGAGCTGCCATTTTTACCTATATGAGACCCAAATCTCATAGGTCCACTAACCACGATAAGGTTGTGTCAGCCTTCTATACTGTGTTCACCCCTTTGCTAAACCCCCTCATCTACAGTGTGAGGAACAGTGAGGTCAAGGGAGCCCTGATAAGGTGTATGGGTCAGTGTGTGGCCTTAAGTCATGAATAA